A window from Luteitalea sp. encodes these proteins:
- a CDS encoding FtsX-like permease family protein, whose amino-acid sequence MNWIRRILGRRRLYNELSEEMRQHLEEKVDGLVEQGMSREEATMMARREFGNITSLEERGREVWQWPTLESILLDIRYALRQLRRQPSFTLVAVLILGLGIGANVAVFSVIDKLLFEPLPFRAPDRLVWIINQDTPGLSGRTSTVSTYEALTGMRSFEEMSTYEAFFARSSYKLAGDANPDRVVGVMIPANFFPFLGVAPMLGRTFTEAESQLNGPGAVILSHALWERRYSSDPRVIGRTVVVNDRAATIVGVMPRAFDFGAVFAPGIQVEIYMPVVFDVVRDWGNTMAILGRLEPGVPLAAAQAEAAAVIERHRREHPEIGEANAILEPLRESVTGRMRQPMLTLWAAVGLVLLIVCVNLANLLLARAASRHKEMALRGALGAGHGRLVRQLLTESVVLSILGGGLGVVFSYVAVGYVRQLEGLSIPLLRGVEINGVALGVAVGVTVLTALLFGLVPALAAARGDVGAALKEGGRGSSEGRDHRFVRSLLVVSEVALACVLLVGAGLFLRSFLHVLDVDLGFAPERTYALRVDAGENIDTEEKFLAYMRGLVSAARDVPGIAAASITDAVPLDSNRTWGVRAQGQPPEETVGALVKIIGPGLFETMQTPLVAGREFRDSDDTSHQPVAIVNETLAKQLWPNGDPLREALQVGNDERQVVGVVADVRHLTVEESAGPEFYLPILQRGTMSPSLVVRTGRSFADVVPALRAALAQVGPDLPTAGFRSLEGIVDRALSPRRFFVNVLTAFAATALLLAAIGIYGVISYSVARRTPEIGIRMALGASRRNIRASVVADTLRLTLLGAAIGLVGAITLSSLLSSILFAVTPSDPWTYAGTAAILLLVAVAAGFIPAFRASRVSPMAALRTE is encoded by the coding sequence ATGAACTGGATCAGGAGAATCCTCGGGCGCCGGCGGCTCTATAACGAGCTCTCTGAAGAGATGCGACAACACCTCGAGGAGAAGGTCGACGGTCTCGTTGAGCAGGGCATGTCTCGTGAAGAGGCCACGATGATGGCGCGGCGGGAGTTCGGAAACATCACATCGTTGGAAGAGCGCGGCCGCGAAGTGTGGCAATGGCCAACGCTCGAAAGCATCCTGCTCGACATCCGTTATGCGCTGCGGCAGCTTCGCCGGCAGCCGTCGTTCACCCTAGTCGCCGTCCTGATCCTCGGACTCGGCATCGGTGCAAATGTCGCCGTTTTCAGTGTCATCGACAAGCTCCTGTTCGAGCCGCTGCCGTTCCGTGCTCCGGACCGGCTGGTCTGGATCATCAATCAGGATACGCCAGGCCTCTCGGGCCGTACCTCGACCGTCTCGACCTACGAAGCGCTAACCGGGATGCGAAGCTTCGAGGAGATGTCCACCTACGAGGCGTTCTTCGCCCGTTCGAGCTACAAGCTCGCCGGCGACGCGAACCCCGACCGCGTTGTCGGCGTGATGATTCCCGCGAACTTCTTTCCCTTTCTCGGCGTGGCGCCCATGCTCGGGCGGACGTTCACCGAAGCAGAGTCCCAATTGAATGGTCCGGGCGCCGTCATCCTCAGCCATGCGCTGTGGGAGCGGCGCTATTCGTCCGATCCTCGGGTCATCGGCCGGACGGTTGTCGTCAACGATCGCGCCGCGACGATCGTCGGCGTCATGCCGCGAGCATTTGATTTTGGAGCGGTGTTCGCGCCCGGCATCCAGGTCGAGATCTACATGCCCGTGGTCTTCGATGTCGTCCGCGACTGGGGCAATACCATGGCGATCCTGGGACGACTCGAGCCGGGCGTCCCGCTCGCGGCCGCGCAGGCGGAGGCCGCCGCCGTGATCGAGCGTCACAGGCGTGAGCACCCCGAGATCGGTGAGGCGAACGCGATTCTGGAGCCTCTCCGCGAGTCGGTCACTGGGCGCATGCGCCAGCCGATGTTAACGCTGTGGGCCGCCGTTGGCCTCGTGCTGTTGATCGTGTGCGTCAACCTCGCCAACCTCCTGCTCGCGCGCGCCGCCAGCCGCCACAAAGAAATGGCCTTGCGCGGCGCGCTTGGCGCGGGACACGGGCGTCTGGTGCGCCAACTGCTCACCGAAAGCGTCGTTTTGTCGATCCTGGGAGGTGGGCTCGGCGTTGTCTTTTCCTACGTTGCCGTGGGCTACGTCCGCCAGCTCGAGGGTCTGAGTATCCCGCTGCTCCGGGGCGTGGAGATCAACGGTGTGGCGCTCGGCGTCGCCGTTGGCGTCACGGTGCTCACCGCATTGTTGTTCGGCCTGGTGCCCGCGCTTGCGGCTGCCCGTGGCGATGTCGGCGCAGCGCTCAAGGAGGGCGGCCGCGGTTCGAGCGAAGGACGTGATCATCGGTTCGTACGTTCCCTGCTCGTCGTGTCGGAGGTTGCGCTTGCGTGCGTACTGCTTGTTGGTGCCGGACTGTTCCTACGCAGCTTCCTCCATGTGCTCGACGTCGACCTGGGCTTTGCACCGGAACGCACCTACGCGCTGCGCGTCGACGCCGGCGAGAACATCGACACGGAAGAGAAGTTTCTCGCCTACATGAGAGGGCTTGTCTCGGCGGCCCGAGATGTTCCCGGCATTGCGGCCGCATCGATCACCGATGCCGTTCCGCTCGATAGCAATCGGACTTGGGGTGTTCGGGCACAAGGCCAGCCGCCCGAGGAAACCGTGGGAGCGCTGGTCAAGATCATCGGCCCCGGCCTGTTCGAAACGATGCAAACCCCGCTCGTTGCCGGGCGGGAGTTCAGGGACAGTGACGATACGAGTCACCAACCTGTCGCAATCGTCAACGAGACGCTCGCCAAGCAGCTCTGGCCCAACGGGGATCCGTTGCGGGAAGCCCTACAGGTCGGCAACGACGAGCGGCAGGTTGTAGGAGTCGTCGCCGATGTGCGCCACCTGACCGTCGAGGAATCAGCGGGACCTGAATTCTACCTTCCGATACTTCAGCGCGGGACGATGTCACCGAGTCTCGTCGTGAGGACGGGGCGTTCCTTCGCCGACGTGGTCCCGGCTTTGCGGGCCGCCCTCGCGCAGGTTGGCCCAGACCTTCCGACTGCCGGCTTCCGGTCCCTCGAGGGAATCGTCGACCGCGCGCTCTCTCCGCGACGCTTCTTCGTCAACGTGCTGACCGCCTTTGCGGCAACCGCGCTGCTGCTTGCCGCCATCGGTATCTACGGAGTCATCTCCTATTCCGTCGCGCGGCGCACACCCGAGATCGGCATCCGCATGGCATTGGGAGCGTCGAGGCGAAACATCCGCGCCAGCGTTGTCGCGGATACCCTGCGGCTGACGCTGCTCGGCGCCGCCATTGGGCTCGTCGGTGCCATCACGCTGTCTTCGCTCCTCTCCTCGATCCTCTTCGCGGTTACCCCGAGCGATCCATGGACGTACGCGGGCACGGCAGCGATCCTGCTGCTCGTCGCCGTGGCTGCCGGCTTCATCCCAGCGTTTCGCGCCTCGCGCGTTTCGCCCATGGCGGCTCTGCGTACGGAATAG
- a CDS encoding FtsX-like permease family protein codes for MRRDRRMHASERWFRLLLRLYPVDFRDEMGDALVEAYRDRARQALSRGGAIRLIGVCLRALVDALRNGLGERLRPAVSWRRGGNWGRGAELAIRRLVRAPAFLVATAGTLTVGLGMVAVVYTVVQKVLIEPMPYRDPHNLYYVWRDFAMLDVQRGALAGSDIAELQKAGAVIEDAAGLQPFLGGIFSLQEDADPTEIAVTVTSPNLFELLGVEPALGRGFAWNEMGPGRPNLIVLTHELWNRFGADPAMVGTTVRLNGQSYTVIGVLPPNFAFVRNDAFGPPQRADAYITFAVDLATQSPKGICCSALIRARRGAAPQAVAAAVDDVGRTIDARDFNGRGLKLYAVGLESDLVSTARPALLVLGAAGALLWLMLMVNLTSVLLARAARREHEFAVSRALGANGIAVMRAMLVEGGLLGFIGGVLGALTAIWGTRALVALAPLDLPRREAIGVDGGIGAAIVGLGVLLGLLAATVPAMWAARASLSSLLASSAVRGGGGHGRMRRSMVVAQVAISLVLLSSGGLVVRSFERLLSADLGFRPEGLLTFRVRSPREFFPERADAILFQDRVERALAAIPGVTSVSATSSLPLTSPPNQVAMTIPGAPGNTGDADRDLLWVDEVAARAGYVEVMGMRLLAGRTFEPERRDDVREALIDRHLARHFFPTGSPLGAKISLGDRTIVGVVEQARLHDVHQDGRPQVFVRAEDSAAFKARNLSFVMRTERQPEALIPGVRSALQQVDPRVPMGEVRTMDQIVGDALRQHRTSAVLIAAFALGALLLAAMGLFGVVSGSVTRRRHELAVRLALGADHRRVLRLVLGEGALLVGIGLLIGVPGIYAAGGLIRGILVGVSPTDPLTLLAVALGLTLVTMVACYVPARRVLGIDPAQSLREE; via the coding sequence ATGAGGCGCGATCGACGAATGCACGCATCGGAGCGCTGGTTCAGGCTGTTGCTGCGTCTCTACCCGGTCGACTTCCGTGACGAGATGGGGGACGCACTCGTTGAGGCGTACCGTGATCGTGCGCGTCAAGCGCTGAGCCGCGGCGGCGCAATCCGACTCATCGGTGTGTGTCTGCGCGCGCTAGTGGACGCACTACGCAATGGTCTGGGCGAACGCCTGCGACCTGCGGTGTCATGGCGGCGCGGCGGTAACTGGGGCCGCGGTGCGGAGCTCGCGATCCGTCGGCTGGTGCGCGCACCAGCGTTTCTCGTAGCCACAGCAGGAACGCTGACCGTCGGGCTCGGCATGGTCGCGGTCGTGTACACGGTGGTCCAGAAGGTCTTGATCGAGCCCATGCCATACCGGGACCCGCACAACCTGTACTACGTCTGGCGCGACTTCGCGATGTTGGATGTGCAGCGGGGCGCGCTCGCCGGGAGCGATATCGCGGAGCTACAGAAGGCCGGCGCCGTCATCGAGGACGCCGCGGGTCTCCAGCCGTTTCTCGGAGGGATTTTCTCGTTGCAGGAGGACGCTGACCCGACGGAGATCGCGGTGACGGTCACCTCGCCGAACCTCTTCGAGCTGCTCGGCGTAGAGCCCGCGCTCGGCCGCGGCTTTGCTTGGAACGAAATGGGCCCTGGGCGCCCGAATCTCATCGTGTTGACCCATGAGCTATGGAATCGGTTCGGGGCCGATCCCGCGATGGTGGGTACTACGGTGCGTCTGAACGGGCAGTCGTACACGGTCATTGGCGTCCTGCCGCCGAATTTCGCGTTCGTACGGAACGACGCCTTCGGCCCACCGCAGCGCGCCGATGCCTACATCACGTTCGCCGTCGATCTCGCAACCCAGAGTCCGAAGGGCATCTGCTGCTCGGCGCTAATTCGTGCGCGGCGCGGTGCGGCGCCACAGGCCGTGGCGGCTGCCGTGGACGACGTCGGTCGTACCATCGACGCACGCGACTTCAACGGCCGCGGCCTGAAGCTGTATGCCGTGGGACTCGAGTCGGACCTGGTCTCGACAGCTCGTCCCGCGCTCCTCGTGCTCGGGGCCGCCGGCGCGCTGCTGTGGCTGATGCTGATGGTGAATCTCACGTCGGTCTTGCTCGCCCGTGCCGCGCGGCGCGAGCACGAGTTCGCCGTCTCCCGCGCCCTGGGCGCCAATGGCATTGCCGTCATGCGCGCGATGCTCGTCGAGGGCGGGCTGCTAGGTTTCATTGGCGGTGTGTTGGGGGCGCTGACCGCGATCTGGGGGACTCGGGCGCTCGTCGCGCTAGCGCCGTTGGATCTGCCGCGTCGCGAGGCGATTGGCGTGGACGGCGGCATTGGCGCGGCGATTGTTGGTCTTGGCGTGCTGCTCGGTCTCCTCGCCGCAACGGTGCCCGCGATGTGGGCGGCGCGCGCGTCGCTCTCGTCGCTCTTGGCGAGCAGCGCGGTGCGCGGTGGCGGCGGTCACGGTCGCATGCGCCGCAGCATGGTCGTGGCGCAGGTGGCCATCTCCCTCGTGCTGCTCAGCAGCGGCGGGCTCGTCGTGCGCAGCTTCGAGCGGCTGCTCAGCGCCGACCTGGGTTTCAGGCCAGAAGGCCTCTTGACCTTCCGCGTCCGCAGTCCCCGGGAGTTTTTCCCTGAGCGTGCCGACGCGATCCTGTTTCAAGATCGGGTCGAGCGCGCGTTGGCAGCCATACCTGGCGTCACCAGTGTGAGCGCCACGTCCTCACTGCCGCTCACGTCCCCGCCCAATCAGGTGGCGATGACCATTCCCGGTGCGCCCGGGAACACAGGCGATGCCGATCGGGACCTACTGTGGGTCGATGAGGTGGCCGCTCGCGCGGGCTATGTCGAGGTCATGGGAATGCGCCTGCTTGCCGGCCGCACGTTCGAGCCCGAGCGCCGCGATGACGTGCGAGAGGCGTTGATCGATCGCCACCTCGCGAGACATTTCTTTCCGACCGGAAGCCCGCTCGGCGCGAAGATTTCGCTGGGCGACCGCACGATCGTCGGCGTCGTCGAGCAGGCACGACTCCATGACGTGCATCAGGACGGCCGCCCGCAGGTGTTCGTCCGAGCGGAGGACTCGGCTGCATTCAAGGCCCGGAACCTGTCGTTCGTGATGCGGACCGAGCGCCAGCCGGAGGCCCTCATCCCAGGGGTCCGATCGGCGCTCCAACAGGTCGACCCCAGGGTACCGATGGGCGAAGTGCGGACGATGGACCAGATCGTCGGTGACGCCCTGCGTCAGCACCGAACCAGCGCGGTGTTGATTGCCGCATTCGCGCTGGGCGCGCTGCTCCTCGCCGCGATGGGGCTCTTCGGCGTAGTCTCTGGATCCGTGACTCGTCGTCGTCACGAGCTCGCCGTACGGCTGGCGCTTGGCGCCGATCACCGGCGCGTCCTTCGACTCGTGCTCGGCGAGGGCGCGCTGCTGGTCGGCATCGGTCTGCTGATCGGCGTGCCGGGCATTTACGCGGCCGGCGGGCTGATTCGAGGCATTCTGGTCGGCGTCTCACCCACCGATCCACTCACGCTGCTCGCGGTGGCGCTTGGCCTCACGCTCGTCACGATGGTGGCCTGCTATGTGCCCGCGCGGCGCGTGCTGGGGATCGATCCCGCGCAATCGCTTCGAGAAGAGTAG
- a CDS encoding FtsX-like permease family protein, translating into MSGDRLMHASTRWFRALLRLYPVDFRDEMGDAVVEAYRDRARQALSRGGIIRLAAVWMAALAESLRSGLGERARPAASWRRSGNWGRDLELATRRLIRAPLFVAAMVGTLTVGLGAFAVVYTVVQKILIEPMPYSDPDDLYFVWRDYGPIFDLKRGWLGGTDVAELQKAGGVIEDAAGLGRGLRTFSMREGTDPTEIAVMVTSPNLFELLGVRPALGRGFARSEVGPGRPPLIVLTDELWHRVGADPAIVGTDVRLNGEPYTVIGVMPPRFAFARNESLGPPQSADAYITFDMNLAETNPGNGSYAGLIRARRGTTPQRVAAAIGAIGRAVDARDFESRGLKLYSVGLKPDLVSRVRPALLLLGFAGMFLLLVLAVNLASVLLARAAQREHEFAVSRALGANGVAVARAMLFEGGLLGLVGGVAGALAAIGGTRTLVALAPLDLPRRDAVAVDWGIGAVVIGIGVLLGLLAATVPATWAGRASLSSLLSASAVRGGGGHGRMRRGMVVAQVALSLVLLSAGGLVVRSFERLLAADPGFRPEGLLTMRLRIPPDLFPETAPDVDESGAGDEQEDTAALLALQDRVEDALEALPGVTGVSAATSLPLTASAGQSPTRIPGAPGNTGDAERDAPLVDRIGARAGYVEVMGMRVLAGRTFDNVRRDGVREALIDGHLARHFFPTGSPLGAKIPFGEEDDEALTIVGVVEQARLYDVDQDGRPQFFFRAEDLGVRGLSFVVRTGREPHRLIPEVRTAVQRLDPRLVLGDVRTMDEIVGDALRQQRMSAVLIAGFALGALLLAAMGLFGVVSGSVTRRRHELAVRLALGADHARVLRLVLREGALLVGIGLLIGVPGIYAAGALIRGVLVGVSPGDPLTLLAVALGLTLVAMAACYVPARRVLGIDPAQSLREE; encoded by the coding sequence ATGAGCGGCGATCGCCTGATGCACGCGTCGACGCGCTGGTTCAGGGCCCTCCTGCGTCTCTACCCAGTCGACTTCCGAGACGAGATGGGCGACGCGGTCGTGGAGGCGTACCGAGACCGTGCCCGTCAGGCGCTGAGCCGCGGTGGCATCATCCGGCTCGCAGCCGTGTGGATGGCCGCGCTCGCGGAGTCGCTGCGCAGTGGCTTGGGCGAGCGGGCGCGACCTGCGGCGTCGTGGCGGCGCAGCGGCAACTGGGGCCGAGACCTGGAGTTGGCGACCCGCCGGCTGATACGCGCGCCACTCTTCGTCGCCGCCATGGTGGGGACGCTCACGGTGGGACTGGGGGCCTTTGCCGTGGTCTACACGGTGGTCCAGAAGATCCTCATCGAACCGATGCCATACAGCGATCCGGACGACCTGTATTTCGTCTGGCGCGACTACGGACCCATTTTCGACTTGAAGCGGGGCTGGCTGGGCGGGACCGATGTCGCGGAACTGCAGAAGGCCGGTGGCGTCATCGAGGACGCGGCGGGTCTAGGGCGGGGGCTCCGGACGTTCTCCATGCGGGAAGGCACTGACCCGACCGAGATCGCGGTGATGGTCACGTCGCCAAACCTCTTCGAGCTGCTTGGTGTGCGTCCGGCGCTGGGTCGCGGTTTTGCGCGGAGCGAAGTGGGCCCCGGCCGCCCACCGCTGATTGTGTTGACCGACGAGCTGTGGCACCGGGTCGGCGCCGATCCCGCGATTGTGGGTACGGACGTGCGGCTGAATGGGGAGCCGTACACGGTCATTGGCGTGATGCCACCGCGCTTCGCGTTTGCGCGCAACGAGAGTCTCGGGCCGCCGCAGAGTGCCGACGCGTATATCACGTTCGACATGAATCTCGCGGAAACGAATCCAGGGAACGGTTCCTACGCGGGCTTGATTCGCGCGCGTCGAGGTACCACACCGCAGCGGGTCGCGGCTGCCATCGGTGCCATCGGTCGAGCCGTCGACGCGCGGGACTTCGAGAGCCGCGGCCTGAAGCTGTATTCGGTCGGCCTCAAGCCCGACCTGGTGTCCCGTGTTCGCCCTGCCCTTCTCCTGCTCGGGTTCGCGGGCATGTTCCTGCTGCTCGTGCTGGCGGTGAATCTCGCGTCGGTCTTGCTCGCCCGTGCGGCGCAGCGTGAGCACGAGTTTGCCGTGTCGCGCGCGCTCGGGGCGAACGGCGTCGCTGTGGCTCGGGCCATGCTCTTTGAAGGCGGTCTGCTGGGTCTCGTTGGCGGTGTGGCGGGTGCGCTCGCGGCGATCGGGGGCACGCGCACCCTCGTCGCGCTTGCGCCACTGGATCTGCCGCGCCGTGACGCGGTGGCCGTCGACTGGGGCATCGGCGCGGTTGTCATTGGCATAGGGGTGCTGCTCGGCCTGCTGGCGGCGACTGTGCCCGCCACATGGGCGGGGCGTGCGTCGCTGTCCTCCCTGCTCTCGGCTAGCGCGGTGCGCGGTGGCGGCGGTCACGGTCGCATGCGACGCGGCATGGTGGTGGCGCAGGTCGCCTTGTCCCTCGTGCTGCTGAGCGCCGGCGGGCTCGTCGTGCGCAGCTTTGAGCGGTTGCTCGCTGCAGACCCGGGCTTCAGGCCGGAGGGCCTCCTCACCATGCGTCTGCGGATACCGCCCGACCTCTTTCCGGAAACTGCGCCCGACGTCGACGAATCCGGCGCTGGCGACGAGCAGGAGGACACCGCCGCGCTTCTCGCGCTCCAGGACCGGGTCGAGGACGCGCTTGAAGCCCTGCCCGGCGTCACCGGCGTGAGCGCTGCGACCTCGCTGCCGCTCACGGCCTCCGCGGGTCAGAGCCCGACCCGGATCCCGGGCGCCCCCGGGAACACCGGCGATGCCGAGCGGGATGCGCCGCTGGTCGATCGCATCGGCGCCCGCGCGGGCTACGTCGAGGTCATGGGGATGCGGGTGCTCGCGGGCCGCACGTTCGACAACGTGCGCCGCGATGGCGTGCGCGAAGCCTTGATCGATGGCCATCTTGCGAGACACTTCTTTCCGACCGGCAGCCCGCTCGGGGCGAAGATTCCGTTCGGCGAGGAGGATGATGAGGCGCTGACAATTGTCGGCGTCGTCGAGCAGGCGCGACTCTACGACGTCGACCAGGACGGCCGCCCGCAGTTCTTCTTCCGGGCCGAGGACTTGGGCGTCCGAGGTCTGTCGTTCGTGGTGCGCACTGGTCGGGAACCCCACAGGCTGATCCCGGAGGTGCGAACGGCGGTCCAGCGCCTCGACCCGCGGCTCGTGCTCGGCGATGTGCGGACGATGGACGAGATCGTGGGCGACGCGCTGCGCCAGCAGCGCATGAGCGCAGTGTTGATTGCCGGCTTTGCGCTCGGCGCGCTGCTCCTCGCCGCGATGGGGCTCTTCGGCGTGGTCTCAGGCTCGGTAACCCGCCGTCGTCACGAGCTAGCCGTGCGGCTCGCGCTCGGCGCCGATCATGCTCGCGTGCTGCGACTCGTGCTCCGCGAAGGCGCACTACTCGTCGGCATCGGTCTGCTGATCGGTGTGCCGGGCATCTACGCTGCCGGCGCCCTGATTCGCGGAGTGTTGGTCGGCGTTTCACCGGGGGATCCACTCACACTGCTGGCGGTGGCGCTCGGTCTCACGCTCGTCGCGATGGCGGCCTGCTATGTGCCCGCACGGCGGGTGTTGGGGATCGATCCGGCGCAATCGCTTCGCGAGGAGTGA
- a CDS encoding PadR family transcriptional regulator, with amino-acid sequence MDRDRRGVDAQLPLRPVEFHILLSLAAGERHGYGIIQDIQARGETTVPDVGTMYRALARMVESRLIEAAARRPAPDAGDERRNYYRITATGLRVARVEARRLEALTRAARIGGLLARGAK; translated from the coding sequence ATGGATCGAGACCGGCGTGGAGTCGATGCGCAGCTGCCGCTGCGGCCTGTGGAGTTTCATATCCTGCTCAGCCTCGCCGCAGGTGAGCGACATGGCTACGGGATCATCCAGGACATTCAGGCGCGCGGGGAGACCACGGTGCCGGATGTCGGGACGATGTACCGCGCACTGGCCCGCATGGTGGAGAGCCGGCTGATTGAGGCGGCGGCCCGTCGGCCGGCGCCGGACGCGGGCGATGAGCGGCGCAACTATTACCGCATCACGGCTACCGGCCTGCGCGTGGCAAGGGTGGAGGCGCGGCGGTTGGAAGCGTTGACGCGCGCGGCGCGGATCGGCGGCTTGCTGGCAAGGGGGGCGAAATGA
- a CDS encoding PspC domain-containing protein, with translation MHDACIVCQVPWMGAALVCRAANDMAGAPDRTANPPKSSNLSGSVPMPTRRLTRSQTDRTIAGVCSGLANYLDVDVVLVRAAWLVFSVVPGAIVGGVLAYLAAWLLIPESTEPAPAPDERRLTRSATDKKVAGVCGGLAEYFGVDATLIRLTWVIVSILGGAVVGGAIAYLFAWLIIPRAPDFVSPTTAVVADDMAE, from the coding sequence ATGCACGACGCATGCATTGTGTGTCAAGTCCCTTGGATGGGAGCCGCCCTCGTCTGTCGAGCTGCCAACGACATGGCGGGCGCGCCGGATCGAACCGCCAACCCTCCCAAATCGTCGAATCTGTCAGGGAGCGTACCCATGCCTACTCGTCGGCTCACCCGCTCGCAAACTGATCGAACAATCGCAGGAGTCTGCTCAGGACTCGCCAACTACCTCGATGTGGATGTGGTGCTCGTCCGTGCCGCCTGGCTCGTCTTTTCCGTCGTGCCCGGCGCAATCGTTGGTGGCGTGCTCGCCTACCTGGCGGCGTGGCTGCTGATTCCGGAATCGACGGAACCGGCGCCGGCACCAGACGAGCGGCGTCTCACGCGATCAGCGACCGACAAGAAGGTCGCGGGCGTGTGCGGTGGTCTCGCGGAGTACTTCGGCGTCGACGCAACGCTCATCCGCCTGACCTGGGTTATTGTGTCGATCCTGGGCGGCGCCGTGGTCGGAGGTGCCATTGCCTATCTCTTTGCATGGCTCATCATCCCGCGGGCGCCCGACTTCGTCTCGCCGACGACAGCGGTAGTCGCAGATGACATGGCCGAGTGA
- a CDS encoding peptidoglycan DD-metalloendopeptidase family protein, with the protein MAHRVEYTNAGAAGTVQGAHIQVRDESPPVLGPPLRGGPWAAIHHPSWARGHRRFLYAVDGRARIPGRFAIDWVRLDAKGRKARGDQDVIANWLGYGADVLAVANATVAATRDNVAESARISTHPTHPLQDATGNYVALDLGNGRYAFYEHLESGSVRVARGQRVHRGQVIAGLGFTGHSTGPHLHFHVADANSPLGAEGMPFVLERFEVLGSYEDIDLLGKAPWTPLGNAAKSMRTAERPAPNVVVSFDIDESSGRNQ; encoded by the coding sequence CTGGCGCATCGAGTCGAATACACGAACGCCGGCGCGGCGGGCACGGTCCAGGGCGCCCACATCCAGGTGCGGGACGAATCACCACCGGTACTGGGTCCGCCGCTCCGTGGCGGACCGTGGGCTGCAATCCACCACCCCTCGTGGGCACGCGGACACCGCCGCTTCCTCTATGCCGTCGACGGTCGCGCACGCATCCCAGGCCGCTTCGCGATCGACTGGGTGCGGCTCGATGCGAAAGGCCGCAAGGCGCGTGGAGACCAGGACGTGATAGCCAACTGGCTCGGCTACGGCGCCGACGTGCTGGCGGTCGCGAACGCCACCGTCGCGGCTACGCGAGACAACGTCGCGGAAAGTGCGCGGATCTCGACACACCCAACGCATCCCCTGCAGGACGCGACTGGAAACTACGTCGCACTTGATCTCGGCAACGGCCGCTATGCATTCTATGAGCACCTCGAGTCGGGCAGTGTGCGCGTGGCGCGGGGCCAGCGCGTTCATCGCGGTCAGGTGATTGCGGGGCTTGGCTTCACCGGCCATTCCACGGGCCCACACTTGCACTTCCACGTCGCCGACGCCAATTCGCCTCTCGGTGCGGAAGGCATGCCGTTCGTCCTGGAGCGCTTCGAAGTCTTGGGTTCCTACGAGGACATCGACTTGCTGGGCAAGGCGCCTTGGACACCGCTTGGCAATGCAGCCAAGTCCATGCGCACCGCAGAAAGGCCAGCACCGAACGTCGTCGTCTCGTTCGACATCGACGAGAGCTCCGGGCGCAATCAGTAG